Proteins from one Thaumasiovibrio subtropicus genomic window:
- a CDS encoding LysR family transcriptional regulator has translation MISPNIEHLHYFTTVVEMGSFTAAGRKLNRDRSSIGQAIANLEIDLGVTLFDRHGRTITLTPEGEALYGKARTLLQGYQSFCQFSQNLSSDIESSLTIGIDHFTTLNEMSRIDKAIHTAFPGLHVHWQRQHTDALDPLLEAGTIDIALRLFQNRDLPEVFHPQHVDNVTLVSVMHRDTAESHPTQRLHSELRKVPLIAYPDLDKVVRTDRFENVQQVFSPEAALEIVSQKAAWSIFPLQLISPESERYIQVSLDTNAPMYGRRILIWHHSHRFGKAQRWLANQLTSLLS, from the coding sequence ATGATTTCTCCAAATATCGAACATCTCCACTATTTCACCACCGTAGTCGAAATGGGCTCTTTTACCGCTGCGGGCAGAAAACTGAACCGTGATCGCAGCTCGATAGGCCAGGCCATTGCTAACTTAGAGATCGATCTTGGTGTTACTCTGTTTGACCGCCATGGACGGACAATCACACTGACGCCAGAGGGAGAGGCCTTATATGGTAAGGCTCGCACACTGTTGCAAGGCTATCAGTCGTTTTGTCAGTTCAGCCAAAACTTAAGCAGTGATATCGAATCCTCGCTGACTATCGGCATCGATCATTTCACGACCCTAAACGAGATGAGCCGAATAGATAAAGCCATTCATACTGCGTTTCCCGGCCTGCACGTGCACTGGCAACGGCAGCACACCGACGCCTTAGATCCTTTGCTTGAAGCGGGTACCATAGACATCGCATTAAGGCTCTTTCAAAACCGCGACTTACCCGAAGTCTTTCATCCTCAACATGTCGACAATGTCACTCTCGTCAGCGTCATGCATCGCGATACGGCGGAATCTCACCCGACGCAACGACTGCACTCTGAGTTGAGGAAAGTCCCCCTTATTGCTTATCCCGATTTAGACAAAGTGGTGCGCACCGACCGATTTGAGAATGTTCAGCAGGTCTTTTCACCGGAAGCGGCGCTGGAAATCGTCAGTCAAAAAGCGGCGTGGAGCATTTTTCCTTTGCAGTTAATTTCCCCCGAAAGCGAACGCTATATCCAAGTCAGTCTAGATACAAATGCTCCTATGTATGGGCGGCGTATCTTGATTTGGCATCACAGCCATCGCTTCGGAAAAGCCCAGCGTTGGCTAGCTAATCAACTCACCTCCCTGCTTTCTTAA